The genomic region GGGCATCAAGCTCGTCGGAGGCGTCAAGGACAGCACCGGGCGCGGGGGGACGGCCCTGGAGTTCCAGGAGGCGAGGAGCGTCGGCCGGGTGATCGTCGACCCGAAGACCAGCGCGATCCTGGAGTACACCTTCACGTGGACGGCCGGGCCGAGCAAAGGCAAGGTCACCCGGATGACGTACCTGTCGATGGGCTTCACCGACAAGATCGGCTGACCATCCCCTCCACCGACAGGGGTGGGAGCCGAAGGGGGAAGATCCCTTCAGCTCCCACCCGAGGGGCCGATCCCGGCCAACCGCCGCTCCGTAGAGGGCACTTAGATCCAGCCCTGCCACGGGTTCTTCGGAACGAGCTCGAACCACACCACTTTTCCGTCCGCCGCCAGGGGGTACCGCCCCCACCCGTCGGCGAGCCGCTCCACCAGGAGCAGGCCACGCCCGAAGGGATCCTCGGTGGTCTCGGGGAGAGGGTCGGGCAGCTCCGGATGGTTGTCCCACACGCACACCCGCACCACGCCGCGCCGCGCCCCCAGCCGTACGAGCACGGGACCGTCCGAGTGCTGTAGGGCGTTGGTCACCAGCTCGCTGGTCAACAGCTCGGCGGTGTCGGCGAGTTCGGCATCGAGCGCGAAGTCGAGGATCGCGCCCCGCACGGTCCTGCGGGCGACGCGCGGGGCGCGCGGGTCGTTGGTGAGCTGGAGGCTGCACTCCCACTTCTCCGGTGCGGGGGCGAAGGGGGTGGCGACGGCTGAGTTCACGGAGCTCTCCTGTTCGAGCGAGGAGTGGGGGGGAGAGAGACGGTGGCCCGGGGTGGTGGCTCTGCCGTCCTGCTGCGCGTGAGCAGGACGGTGCGCTTCCGACAACCCCGGTGCCACAATGAGTGAGGGGTGCGGTACTCACCGTAGCTCAAATGTGGGGTCACATGTGACGCACATTGTGAAACACATGTGTCGGAGTAGATTGGCTCACTGTCACGTCGAGGAGGGCGAGCAGATGCCGCCGCGCCATAGCCCAACTGCCAGGCAGCGAAGGCTGGGTACCGAACTTCGCCGACTCCGGGAGCGGGCCGGACTGTCCACGGTCGCCGCCTCGGCGAGCCTTGGTATCGACCGTGCCAAGCTCAGCGGGATCGAGGCGGGTCGAGTCGGCGTCAGCGACGAGCGGCTGCGCGCCATGGCCTGTCACTACGACTGCGCGGATCAGGGGCTGGTGGACGCACTGGCTGCGCTCAATGCCGACCGGGGGCGCCGGTGGTGGGACGAGTACCGGGGAGTGCTTCCCACCGGGCTGCTCGATCTGGTCGAACTCGAATACCACGCTACGGAGTTGGTGACGGCGCAGACGTCCCACCTGCCCGGCCTGCTGCACACCATCGACCACGCGCGGGTCGTCTTCCAACAGGCGGTGCCGCCGCTGCCGCCTCACGAAGTGGAACACCGGCTGTCGCACCGGATCAAGCGGCAGGAGATCTTCCACCGGGCGAGCCCCACCCCGTACACCGCGATCATTCATGAAGCGGCGCTCCGGATGGAGTTCGGTGGCCCTGCGGTCGCGCAGGCGCAACTCGAACATCTGGCGAGCGCCAGTGAGCGGGACCACGTCACCGTGCTCGTCATTCCGTTCAAGGCGGGTGCGTTCCCGGGCTCCGGGCAGTCCTTCGTGTACGCCCACGGCCCAGTGGGCGAGTTGGACACCGTCCACCTCGACCAGTCCCACGGCCCG from Streptomyces sp. NBC_01267 harbors:
- a CDS encoding ATP-binding protein yields the protein MNSAVATPFAPAPEKWECSLQLTNDPRAPRVARRTVRGAILDFALDAELADTAELLTSELVTNALQHSDGPVLVRLGARRGVVRVCVWDNHPELPDPLPETTEDPFGRGLLLVERLADGWGRYPLAADGKVVWFELVPKNPWQGWI
- a CDS encoding helix-turn-helix domain-containing protein; this translates as MPPRHSPTARQRRLGTELRRLRERAGLSTVAASASLGIDRAKLSGIEAGRVGVSDERLRAMACHYDCADQGLVDALAALNADRGRRWWDEYRGVLPTGLLDLVELEYHATELVTAQTSHLPGLLHTIDHARVVFQQAVPPLPPHEVEHRLSHRIKRQEIFHRASPTPYTAIIHEAALRMEFGGPAVAQAQLEHLASASERDHVTVLVIPFKAGAFPGSGQSFVYAHGPVGELDTVHLDQSHGPALIDAEAPLEKYRLLLDRMREVALDPTGSRGFIRSVADSLRQGKPDAHS